Proteins from one Danaus plexippus chromosome 18 unlocalized genomic scaffold, MEX_DaPlex mxdp_20, whole genome shotgun sequence genomic window:
- the LOC116772995 gene encoding L-threonine ammonia-lyase-like isoform X1, producing the protein MEETVMEPERPHVLTFNEIKQAAERIEDGIIHTPLCEAKISKYMDYNIYLKCDNLQYTGSCSERGIRNAFVALNDEMSERGVIVPSNGNMALGAAYQGHLLNIPVTAVLPERCPPSLSQRCAELGAHVVLVGETVEDAVCYANKTNRDGSQIILTSDDPLVMAGLGTVGVEIITQLPETDAVIVPVASGGLLAATLVACKKLKCTCLVYGAECAKVPKMMKALQSGYPVSVPVIPNIAQGLSSAVVGENAFATIKGRLDRMLVVDEAYIARAVINVLERERLVADGAGVCALAAVMQGLVPELRGKRAVCVISGGNIDSGRLSRTIHRGLGVSGRLMRFAVPVPDHCKGLEVLAEAIADKRAVIKSFGTEQIWVHSDIGSTWANVVVETANEENALALKEHLRNLYPTVKFAVFDVDEKHKMR; encoded by the exons ATg gAAGAGACAGTGATGGAACCGGAAAGGCCACacgtattaacatttaatgaaataaaacaagcgGCGGAGAGAATTGAAGACGGCATCATTCACACTCCTCTTTGT gaggcaaaaataagtaaatacatggattataacatttatttgaaatgtgataatttacaatacactggaag CTGCTCTGAAAGAGGTATCCGGAACGCCTTTGTCGCTCTTAACGATGAAATGTCTGAAAGAGGAGTGATTGTACCGTCTAACGGAAACATGGCTCTGGGAGCTGCATATCAAGGACACTTGCTAAATATACCA GTGACAGCGGTACTTCCGGAGAGATGTCCCCCGTCACTCTCGCAGCGGTGTGCTGAACTAGGCGCTCACGTGGTTCTGGTTGGTGAAACAGTCGAAGATGCTGTCTGTTACGCCAACAAGACCAACCGGGATGgatcacagattatattaac TTCGGACGACCCGTTAGTAATGGCTGGCCTGGGTACTGTTGGCGTTGAAATCATAACTCAATTGCCAGAGACAGATGCGGTTATTGTACCTGTAGCGTCAGGCGGTCTTCTAGCTGCAACGCTTGTAGCCTGCAAGAAGCTAAAGTGCACCTGTCTCGTTTAT GGAGCAGAATGCGCCAAAGTCCCAAAAATGATGAAGGCCTTACAATCAGGATATCCGGTATCGGTGCCCGTTATACCCAATATAGCACAGGGTTTAAGTTCTGCGGTTGTCGGGGAGAACGCCTTCGCGACTATAAAGGGTCGTCTGGATAGAATG TTAGTCGTCGACGAAGCCTACATTGCTCGCGccgtaataaatgtattagaaCGTGAGAGACTTGTGGCGGACGGCGCCGGCGTGTGCGCGTTGGCTGCTGTCATGCAAGGTCTAGTTCCAGAGTTGAGAGGAAAACG agCTGTGTGCGTTATAAGCGGAGGCAATATCGACTCGGGACGTCTCTCCCGGACTATTCACCGCGGGCTGGGTGTGAGTGGGAGACTTATGAGGTTTGCAGTGCCAGTCCCTGATCACTGCAAGGGACTTGAAGTTCTAGCCGAAGCCATCGCTGATAAAAGAGCGGTCATAAAGAGCTTCGGCACCGAACAGATATGGGTTCACAGTGATATCGGATCTACTTGG GCAAATGTTGTAGTCGAAACGGCAAATGAAGAAAATGCTCTAGCGCTCAAAGAACATTTGAGGAATTTGTACCCAACTGTCAAATTTGCAGTTTTTGATGTGGATGAGAAACATAagatgagataa
- the LOC116772995 gene encoding L-threonine ammonia-lyase-like isoform X2, translating into MDYNIYLKCDNLQYTGSCSERGIRNAFVALNDEMSERGVIVPSNGNMALGAAYQGHLLNIPVTAVLPERCPPSLSQRCAELGAHVVLVGETVEDAVCYANKTNRDGSQIILTSDDPLVMAGLGTVGVEIITQLPETDAVIVPVASGGLLAATLVACKKLKCTCLVYGAECAKVPKMMKALQSGYPVSVPVIPNIAQGLSSAVVGENAFATIKGRLDRMLVVDEAYIARAVINVLERERLVADGAGVCALAAVMQGLVPELRGKRAVCVISGGNIDSGRLSRTIHRGLGVSGRLMRFAVPVPDHCKGLEVLAEAIADKRAVIKSFGTEQIWVHSDIGSTWANVVVETANEENALALKEHLRNLYPTVKFAVFDVDEKHKMR; encoded by the exons atggattataacatttatttgaaatgtgataatttacaatacactggaag CTGCTCTGAAAGAGGTATCCGGAACGCCTTTGTCGCTCTTAACGATGAAATGTCTGAAAGAGGAGTGATTGTACCGTCTAACGGAAACATGGCTCTGGGAGCTGCATATCAAGGACACTTGCTAAATATACCA GTGACAGCGGTACTTCCGGAGAGATGTCCCCCGTCACTCTCGCAGCGGTGTGCTGAACTAGGCGCTCACGTGGTTCTGGTTGGTGAAACAGTCGAAGATGCTGTCTGTTACGCCAACAAGACCAACCGGGATGgatcacagattatattaac TTCGGACGACCCGTTAGTAATGGCTGGCCTGGGTACTGTTGGCGTTGAAATCATAACTCAATTGCCAGAGACAGATGCGGTTATTGTACCTGTAGCGTCAGGCGGTCTTCTAGCTGCAACGCTTGTAGCCTGCAAGAAGCTAAAGTGCACCTGTCTCGTTTAT GGAGCAGAATGCGCCAAAGTCCCAAAAATGATGAAGGCCTTACAATCAGGATATCCGGTATCGGTGCCCGTTATACCCAATATAGCACAGGGTTTAAGTTCTGCGGTTGTCGGGGAGAACGCCTTCGCGACTATAAAGGGTCGTCTGGATAGAATG TTAGTCGTCGACGAAGCCTACATTGCTCGCGccgtaataaatgtattagaaCGTGAGAGACTTGTGGCGGACGGCGCCGGCGTGTGCGCGTTGGCTGCTGTCATGCAAGGTCTAGTTCCAGAGTTGAGAGGAAAACG agCTGTGTGCGTTATAAGCGGAGGCAATATCGACTCGGGACGTCTCTCCCGGACTATTCACCGCGGGCTGGGTGTGAGTGGGAGACTTATGAGGTTTGCAGTGCCAGTCCCTGATCACTGCAAGGGACTTGAAGTTCTAGCCGAAGCCATCGCTGATAAAAGAGCGGTCATAAAGAGCTTCGGCACCGAACAGATATGGGTTCACAGTGATATCGGATCTACTTGG GCAAATGTTGTAGTCGAAACGGCAAATGAAGAAAATGCTCTAGCGCTCAAAGAACATTTGAGGAATTTGTACCCAACTGTCAAATTTGCAGTTTTTGATGTGGATGAGAAACATAagatgagataa
- the LOC133320369 gene encoding small ribosomal subunit protein eS25: protein MVSPPKKDAKSSAKQPQKTQKKKEGSSGGKAKKKKWSKGKVRDKLNNQVLFDKPTYEKLYKEVPQYKLITPAVVSERLKVRGSLARRALIELREKGLIKQVVQHHGQVIYTRATKGDDPVA, encoded by the exons ATGGTGAGT ccGCCCAAGAAGGACGCAAAGTCTTCGGCTAAGCAGCCCCAGAAAACACAGAAGAAGAAGGAGGGATCCAGCGGCGGCAAAGCCAAAAAGAAG AAGTGGTCCAAAGGAAAAGTCCGCGACAAGTTAAACAACCAAGTGTTGTTTGACAAGCCAACATATGAAAAACTGTACAAGGAAGTGCCACAATACAAGCTGATCACTCCCGCTGTTGTCTCTGAAAGGTTGAAGGTCCGAGGTTCCCTTGCGAGGCGAGCTCTCATCGAACTTAGAGAAAAAG GCTTAATCAAGCAGGTCGTCCAACATCACGGACAAGTTATATACACAAGAGCAACCAAGGGTGATGATCCCGTCGCCTAA